The following are encoded in a window of Cycloclasticus pugetii PS-1 genomic DNA:
- a CDS encoding TolC family protein: MQTRNIIAALLLGSLSLVSWADSIKSPMQNTEQVSRRVNASTALTLEDAITRTLKNNPQLYQYRFRQQSLVAQRESSSLSPALNLGLEVENIAGSGEFNGLDSAETTLALSSVIELGAKARSRVAVIDARTDRLNFERQATTLDVLGELTTTFIRSLSTQESIALAMEAVALSEQMLKTVEQRASKGAAPEAEVMRAKAAHTRTSIRLQALRSSFKRQKVMLSSFWGSTNPHFTELSGSLSALGSSDDFASLLQRAKHSPAIAIFASEARLKDAEVNLAQAQSRVDIGWQLGVRRFEATDDTALTAGISIPLFSGKRNRGSVASALAERNAVDYQQADAQLKLHNRLFAAFSQREENKAAVEQFSTQVLPALEQALLLTRQAYENGRYRYQDWIAAQEELLTAKQQHIEAATAAQLNQTLIEQLIAEPLAANALSY; this comes from the coding sequence ATGCAAACACGAAACATTATTGCTGCCTTACTTTTAGGTAGCCTATCCTTGGTGAGCTGGGCGGATTCGATTAAATCGCCTATGCAAAACACCGAACAAGTGTCGCGGCGCGTCAATGCTTCCACAGCGCTAACGCTGGAAGATGCCATCACCCGCACCCTGAAAAACAACCCGCAGTTGTACCAATACCGTTTTCGTCAGCAGAGCCTTGTGGCACAGCGCGAAAGCAGCTCGCTCTCTCCAGCCCTGAATCTGGGACTGGAAGTCGAAAACATCGCGGGCAGCGGAGAGTTTAACGGGCTTGATAGCGCGGAAACTACCCTTGCACTGTCTTCTGTGATTGAGCTGGGAGCCAAGGCGCGTTCACGGGTTGCGGTGATTGATGCCAGAACCGACCGCTTGAATTTTGAGCGCCAGGCGACAACGCTGGATGTACTCGGTGAACTAACGACAACGTTTATTCGTTCTCTTTCCACCCAAGAGAGCATTGCTCTTGCAATGGAGGCTGTTGCGCTATCAGAGCAAATGCTAAAAACCGTTGAACAGCGAGCGTCTAAAGGTGCTGCCCCTGAGGCGGAGGTTATGCGCGCTAAAGCAGCACACACTCGTACATCTATTCGCCTACAGGCATTGCGCAGCAGTTTTAAGCGTCAGAAGGTAATGCTAAGCAGCTTCTGGGGGAGTACCAATCCCCACTTTACTGAACTCAGCGGTAGCCTATCTGCGCTTGGCTCTTCGGATGATTTTGCCAGTTTATTACAACGCGCCAAGCATTCCCCTGCCATTGCTATTTTTGCCAGCGAGGCTCGGCTAAAAGATGCCGAAGTCAATCTGGCTCAGGCACAAAGTCGCGTGGATATAGGCTGGCAATTGGGTGTCAGGCGTTTCGAAGCAACCGATGACACTGCGTTAACGGCGGGCATTTCGATTCCGTTGTTCAGTGGTAAACGTAACCGTGGGAGCGTCGCCTCGGCATTGGCCGAGCGCAATGCCGTGGACTACCAACAAGCTGATGCCCAGCTCAAGCTACACAACCGCTTGTTCGCTGCCTTCTCTCAGCGTGAAGAGAATAAGGCTGCTGTCGAGCAGTTCAGCACTCAGGTCTTACCCGCGCTGGAGCAGGCATTACTTTTGACACGACAAGCCTACGAAAACGGTCGCTATCGCTATCAAGACTGGATTGCCGCACAGGAAGAACTGCTCACTGCCAAGCAACAACATATTGAAGCCGCTACTGCAGCACAGCTCAATCAAACACTCATCGAGCAATTAATTGCAGAACCACTGGCAGCTAACGCTTTATCTTATTAA
- a CDS encoding efflux RND transporter periplasmic adaptor subunit: MKTLPLYLTLTIAVIIGVTNPAFAQADSDDHDHDHEAHTTDSAKHHESDEHKHKHDDGDTNEDDHAHDKEENASRISGEMADQVGIGTTLASEQILHQTITSYGVLSTGPEQLSHMRARFSGLITSVKASIGDTVKAGDLLAEVESDESLKKYSVRAPISGTVVQRHANTGEVTKDQVLFSIADFGTLWAELRIYPAQRDNVSTGQTVEIASDKQTITGKISHIIPSLNKPYQLARVQLDNRQLGLSPGLLVEGHIVIAEFKVPLAVEKAAVQQLGGRSGVFIQEEETYRFAPLTLGRADEHYVEVLGGINASQRYVNQNSYLIKADIEKSEAEHEH, translated from the coding sequence ATGAAAACTTTACCACTCTATTTAACCCTGACAATCGCAGTGATTATCGGCGTAACAAACCCTGCTTTTGCTCAGGCAGACTCTGATGATCACGACCACGATCATGAGGCTCATACCACTGACAGTGCCAAGCATCATGAAAGTGATGAGCATAAGCACAAGCATGATGATGGCGATACTAACGAAGACGATCATGCTCACGATAAAGAAGAAAATGCCAGCCGCATTAGTGGCGAAATGGCTGACCAAGTCGGTATTGGTACAACCCTCGCGTCAGAACAAATCCTCCACCAAACCATTACCAGTTACGGTGTGCTCTCAACCGGGCCGGAACAACTCAGTCATATGCGGGCACGTTTTTCTGGGTTGATTACCTCTGTTAAGGCCAGTATCGGCGATACGGTCAAAGCAGGCGACTTACTCGCCGAAGTGGAATCCGATGAAAGCCTGAAGAAATATTCGGTGCGCGCTCCCATTTCTGGGACGGTCGTACAACGTCACGCCAACACCGGCGAAGTCACCAAGGATCAGGTGTTATTTTCCATCGCCGATTTTGGCACTCTATGGGCCGAACTGCGTATCTACCCAGCGCAACGGGATAACGTCTCTACAGGGCAAACCGTTGAAATTGCCTCAGACAAACAAACCATTACTGGCAAGATCAGCCATATCATTCCTTCCCTAAACAAACCCTATCAACTCGCTCGCGTACAGCTGGATAACAGGCAGCTGGGGCTATCGCCCGGCTTGCTGGTCGAGGGGCATATCGTCATAGCCGAATTTAAGGTGCCGTTAGCTGTTGAAAAAGCGGCTGTGCAACAGTTAGGCGGACGTTCCGGTGTTTTTATTCAAGAGGAGGAGACTTACCGCTTCGCCCCCTTAACACTTGGCCGTGCCGATGAGCATTACGTCGAAGTACTGGGAGGTATTAACGCGAGCCAGCGCTATGTCAACCAAAACAGCTATCTGATCAAAGCAGATATCGAAAAATCCGAAGCCGAACACGAACACTAA
- a CDS encoding conjugative transfer ATPase codes for MADKQLIGKQSNRDSVITDADVDTLYRHPASLSDWLPWVDYEEATETFTLEDSYSAAAMFEITGVSTEARSSKFLEEVQANIQTCINHTIPAHDNPFVLQCFVSDEDSLSALSQSLNTYAESHCRQTPEHRLLASNFVGRMQRHFKRMTLSTGLFEDSTVTGGSWRGKVRRVRVFLYRRRELNDNEHIDPVAEINQVAERFVTQMAATGIGIRRCDDNDLYAWLLRWFNPKAEVAEGDLDRLTELMSLPEKQERAFSHDLSDLLFLSQPSSDGGHGVWYFDDFPHRAITVDALRRKPLPGHFTGERQVGDNLYALFDKLPEGSILSLCVTLQPQDLVENHVVQVLNSAKGETAEAMAAEQDAKEALKWMSHGDYLLPTVITLFTRGDSLADLQKRTNEVNALLLANGLHPIREKDELLPLDTYIRQLPMNYEPKREKVNKKSRLVFSSDLAKLLPFYGRSRGTGHPGLVFFNRGGEPLTFDPLNKLDRAKNAFGLVLGPPGSGKSALMVYILLQVAAIYGARIYIIEKGGSFKLLGDYCRYFGLSVNQVTLHPKEDVSLPPFADAYEMLKRERAQQASFDEEPSAYEEASLEASDSSDDDEERDLLGEMELKARIMITGGDSKEEAVMTRADRLTIRRAIILAAEEKQAAGSREIVLTEDVVNALNKLAADESSTPKRQERARDMADAMALYCSGTAGHFFNRVGKAWPEADVTIMEMGLLANEGYEDQLALGFMGLMNQINGVVEREQYDHRPTFVLGDEAHLITTNPLLAIFLVKIVKMWRKLGAWLWLATQNLEDFPDAAKKLLSMFEWWIAMVCPKEEIEQISRFKDLSEEQKGMLRAARKEPGNYTEGVVLSDNLQCLFRNVPPPLALALAMTEKHEKQQRAEIMRSQHCSELEAVFAIAENMASRQ; via the coding sequence ATGGCAGATAAGCAATTAATAGGCAAGCAATCAAACCGTGATTCAGTGATTACGGATGCTGATGTGGATACACTCTATCGTCACCCCGCGTCGTTAAGCGATTGGTTACCGTGGGTAGACTACGAGGAGGCGACCGAGACGTTTACCCTAGAAGATAGTTATAGTGCTGCAGCGATGTTTGAAATTACTGGTGTTTCAACTGAAGCACGATCAAGCAAATTCTTGGAGGAAGTGCAGGCCAATATACAAACTTGCATCAACCACACAATTCCTGCACATGATAATCCTTTCGTCTTGCAGTGTTTTGTCTCGGACGAAGATTCACTGTCAGCATTATCACAGTCTTTGAATACCTACGCAGAGAGCCATTGCAGGCAAACCCCAGAGCATCGGTTGTTGGCAAGTAATTTCGTTGGCCGTATGCAAAGGCATTTCAAGCGTATGACACTGAGCACCGGGTTATTTGAAGACAGCACGGTGACGGGCGGTAGCTGGCGAGGAAAGGTGCGTCGAGTGCGGGTATTTTTGTATCGCCGGAGAGAGTTAAACGATAACGAACATATAGATCCCGTTGCCGAGATAAACCAGGTCGCGGAACGCTTTGTCACACAGATGGCAGCGACAGGCATTGGTATTCGGCGATGTGATGATAACGATCTTTATGCTTGGCTGTTGCGCTGGTTTAATCCCAAGGCTGAGGTGGCAGAAGGGGATTTGGATAGGCTCACTGAGCTAATGTCACTTCCCGAAAAGCAGGAACGGGCATTTAGCCACGATCTGTCCGACCTATTGTTTCTTTCTCAGCCCTCATCCGATGGCGGGCACGGTGTTTGGTACTTCGATGATTTTCCACATAGAGCGATCACTGTGGATGCATTGCGAAGGAAGCCCTTGCCCGGTCACTTTACCGGTGAGCGACAGGTTGGCGATAACCTGTATGCCTTGTTCGATAAGTTGCCAGAGGGCAGCATTCTTTCCCTATGCGTGACACTTCAGCCTCAAGACCTCGTCGAAAATCATGTGGTGCAAGTGCTCAATTCAGCAAAGGGTGAAACGGCAGAAGCGATGGCGGCTGAGCAGGATGCCAAGGAAGCCTTGAAATGGATGTCCCACGGGGACTACCTGTTGCCCACCGTTATAACGCTGTTCACCCGTGGGGATTCCCTCGCTGATCTGCAAAAGAGGACCAATGAAGTCAACGCGTTGCTACTGGCTAATGGTTTGCATCCTATTCGAGAGAAAGATGAGTTGTTACCGCTGGATACCTATATTCGCCAGTTACCAATGAACTATGAACCGAAAAGGGAGAAGGTCAACAAAAAGAGTCGTCTGGTGTTCTCCAGTGATCTGGCCAAGTTATTACCGTTCTACGGTCGCAGTCGGGGAACCGGGCATCCGGGGCTGGTTTTCTTTAATCGAGGCGGTGAGCCTTTGACCTTCGATCCGCTGAACAAACTGGACCGGGCTAAGAATGCCTTTGGGTTGGTTCTGGGGCCTCCTGGTTCTGGTAAGTCGGCATTAATGGTGTACATCCTGTTACAGGTCGCAGCGATATACGGCGCGCGAATTTACATTATTGAAAAGGGCGGGTCGTTCAAACTGCTGGGTGATTATTGTCGATATTTCGGGCTGAGCGTTAATCAGGTAACGCTGCACCCCAAGGAAGACGTTAGCCTACCACCCTTTGCTGACGCCTATGAAATGCTCAAAAGAGAACGGGCACAGCAAGCTTCGTTTGATGAAGAGCCATCAGCTTACGAAGAGGCATCATTAGAGGCCTCGGATAGCAGTGATGATGACGAAGAACGGGATCTGCTGGGTGAAATGGAATTGAAGGCCCGCATTATGATTACCGGCGGTGACAGCAAAGAAGAGGCCGTGATGACGCGGGCGGATCGCCTAACTATTCGTAGAGCGATCATCCTAGCTGCGGAGGAAAAGCAAGCGGCTGGCAGTCGAGAAATCGTATTAACCGAGGATGTGGTTAATGCGTTGAACAAGTTGGCGGCAGATGAGTCCAGTACGCCGAAACGCCAAGAGCGTGCCAGAGACATGGCCGATGCTATGGCGTTGTATTGTTCCGGTACTGCCGGGCACTTCTTTAACCGTGTGGGCAAAGCCTGGCCAGAGGCCGATGTCACTATTATGGAAATGGGCCTGTTAGCTAACGAAGGCTATGAAGATCAGTTGGCCTTAGGGTTTATGGGCTTGATGAATCAGATTAACGGTGTGGTAGAGCGTGAGCAATATGATCATCGTCCGACTTTTGTCCTTGGCGATGAGGCTCACCTAATTACCACCAACCCCTTGTTAGCTATCTTCCTGGTTAAGATCGTGAAAATGTGGCGCAAGTTAGGTGCCTGGTTATGGCTGGCCACTCAGAATCTGGAAGACTTTCCCGATGCCGCCAAAAAGCTACTCAGCATGTTCGAATGGTGGATTGCTATGGTCTGTCCCAAGGAAGAGATTGAGCAAATCTCGCGCTTTAAAGACCTCTCCGAGGAGCAAAAAGGCATGTTGCGGGCAGCAAGAAAGGAGCCTGGAAATTATACCGAGGGCGTTGTGCTTTCGGATAATCTGCAATGCCTGTTCAGAAACGTACCACCCCCGTTAGCTTTGGCACTCGCCATGACTGAAAAACACGAGAAGCAACAGCGAGCTGAGATTATGAGATCCCAGCACTGTTCTGAGCTGGAGGCAGTATTTGCTATAGCAGAAAACATGGCGTCGAGACAGTAG
- a CDS encoding methyltransferase family protein, giving the protein MNKIVIVFLAAYFISFFGLSVIWRNHVVKKKAGANAFKLNNKTGVEAITGLYFKCLPLVSILVFLLYAFFPVIYQSIGPIALISHNLIQIFGMGIMVIALAWIVIAQSQMGASWRIGIDHDQRTTFIKKGLFRYSRNPIFVGIIFLSFGFFLVLPNPLTLTILMLDIVLIQIQVTMEEQFLAKAHGQAYVEYCQQVRRWI; this is encoded by the coding sequence ATGAACAAAATAGTTATTGTATTTCTAGCTGCGTACTTTATTTCATTCTTTGGTCTCTCCGTAATTTGGCGAAACCATGTGGTTAAAAAAAAGGCCGGAGCAAATGCCTTCAAATTGAACAACAAAACTGGGGTTGAAGCTATCACCGGTTTATATTTTAAATGCCTGCCGTTAGTTTCAATTTTGGTTTTTTTACTCTATGCATTTTTTCCAGTTATCTATCAGTCAATAGGTCCGATTGCTTTAATTAGCCACAATCTAATCCAAATATTTGGCATGGGTATTATGGTCATCGCTTTGGCTTGGATTGTAATTGCACAATCACAAATGGGAGCTTCTTGGCGTATTGGTATAGATCATGACCAGAGGACCACATTCATTAAAAAAGGACTTTTTCGTTATTCAAGAAACCCTATATTTGTAGGCATTATCTTCCTATCGTTCGGTTTTTTTCTTGTGCTTCCAAACCCTTTAACGTTAACGATTTTAATGCTCGATATTGTGTTAATTCAAATACAGGTGACTATGGAAGAACAGTTTTTGGCGAAAGCACATGGGCAAGCCTATGTGGAATATTGTCAGCAAGTGCGGCGTTGGATTTGA
- a CDS encoding efflux RND transporter permease subunit — MIDSILRLAIERRYLFLSLIFVVIGIGVWSYQKLPIDAVPDITNVQVQINTAAPGYSPLEAEQRITYPVETALYGLPKLAYTRSLSRYGLSQVTVVFEEGTDIYAARNLIDNRLGAIQSVLPPGIEPEMGPISTGLGEIFMYTVQASPDATMANGQPYDATALREIQDWIIKPQLAQVKGVIEVNSIGGFNKQYHVTPDPKKLLYYRISVEELVNALQANNDNRGAGYIERNGQQLLVRSPGQLATVEDIGNVIITEHDSVPIKIQDVADIGIGKELRSGAATQDGKETVLGTAMMLIGANSRTVARDVASKLEAIQDSLPDGVIAEPVYDRTQLVDKAIATVAKNLLEGALLVIVVLFVLLGNIRAALITAAVIPLSMLATMTGMVRTGVSANLMSLGALDFGLIVDGAVIIVENSVRRLAQAQHNGGQQALRERLNTVYEATAEVIRPSLFGVAIITVVYIPIFTLTGVEGKMFHPMAATVVMALLSAMVFSLTIVPAAVAVFLNGKISEKESVVITQSKAIYKPLLQLALKARWAVVSFAALLVAGCIWLATTLGSEFIPQLNEGDIALHAMRIPGTGLEQAVAMQEILEQRIKSFPEVDKVFARIGTAEVATDPMPPNVADNFVILKPRSEWPDSSKTKDELVEEMEASLEQLPGNNYEFTQPIQMRFNELISGVRADLGIKVFGDDLDQLVLTANEILKAINQVPGAADARVEQVTGLPTLSIIPKRTSLGRYGLNVVELQDWVSAAIGGEAAGLLYEGDRRFELIVRLPETLRRDIDRLAFLPVPLPNGDYIPLEEVATLDISPGPAQISRENGKRRVVVTANVRGRDLGSFVTDVKARIGNDVDIPPGYWLDYGGTFEQLESASQRLAIVVPVTLLIIVGLLVMAFGSLKDALIIFTGVPLALTGGVLALWLRDMPLSISAGVGFIALSGVAVLNGLVMLAFIRDLWHETGDLLASVVDGALIRLRPVLMTALVASLGFIPMALNTGTGAEVQRPLATVVIGGIISSTLLTLFVLPVLYHWLHRNEMSNN; from the coding sequence ATGATTGATTCTATACTGCGCCTTGCCATTGAACGGCGCTATTTATTTCTCAGTTTAATATTTGTTGTGATCGGTATTGGCGTCTGGAGTTACCAAAAATTACCGATTGATGCCGTGCCTGATATTACCAATGTGCAGGTACAGATTAACACGGCAGCACCCGGTTATTCGCCTTTAGAAGCAGAACAACGCATTACCTATCCGGTAGAAACGGCGTTATACGGGCTGCCCAAATTGGCATACACCCGGTCGCTATCGCGTTATGGCCTCTCACAAGTCACCGTCGTCTTTGAGGAAGGCACAGACATCTATGCCGCGCGCAACCTGATTGATAATCGATTGGGGGCGATTCAAAGTGTGTTGCCACCCGGCATTGAACCAGAGATGGGGCCAATCTCAACCGGGCTGGGTGAAATCTTTATGTACACCGTGCAAGCATCGCCCGATGCCACCATGGCGAATGGTCAACCTTATGATGCGACCGCCTTGCGTGAAATTCAGGACTGGATCATCAAGCCCCAGTTGGCACAGGTCAAAGGTGTGATCGAAGTCAACAGCATTGGTGGTTTCAACAAGCAATACCACGTTACGCCCGACCCAAAAAAGCTGCTGTACTACCGCATCAGTGTCGAAGAACTGGTCAATGCCCTGCAAGCGAATAATGATAATCGCGGCGCGGGATACATCGAGCGCAACGGGCAGCAATTACTGGTGCGTTCTCCCGGTCAATTGGCGACCGTGGAGGACATCGGCAATGTGATCATTACCGAGCACGACAGCGTGCCGATAAAAATTCAGGATGTGGCCGACATTGGCATTGGCAAGGAGCTGCGCTCTGGCGCTGCGACGCAAGACGGCAAGGAAACCGTACTGGGCACGGCGATGATGCTGATCGGTGCTAACTCCCGCACCGTGGCGCGCGATGTTGCCAGCAAACTCGAAGCCATACAGGACTCATTACCCGACGGGGTAATCGCCGAGCCTGTGTATGATCGAACGCAACTGGTAGACAAGGCCATTGCTACCGTTGCCAAAAACTTACTCGAAGGCGCGTTACTGGTCATTGTTGTGCTGTTTGTTTTGCTCGGCAATATTAGGGCTGCATTGATTACCGCTGCGGTTATTCCTCTCTCCATGCTGGCAACAATGACGGGCATGGTGAGAACAGGTGTTTCCGCCAACTTGATGAGTTTGGGTGCATTGGATTTTGGGCTAATCGTCGATGGCGCCGTCATCATTGTTGAAAACTCGGTGAGACGTTTAGCACAAGCACAGCACAATGGCGGCCAACAGGCGTTACGCGAGCGCCTCAATACCGTCTATGAAGCAACTGCTGAAGTCATTCGGCCCAGCTTGTTTGGCGTAGCCATCATTACCGTTGTTTATATCCCGATTTTTACACTCACGGGTGTTGAAGGAAAAATGTTTCATCCCATGGCCGCGACGGTTGTTATGGCACTACTCTCAGCGATGGTGTTCTCTTTGACTATTGTGCCCGCCGCTGTCGCTGTTTTTTTAAACGGCAAGATCAGTGAAAAAGAAAGTGTGGTGATAACGCAATCAAAAGCCATTTATAAGCCACTACTGCAACTAGCGCTAAAAGCTCGCTGGGCAGTTGTTAGCTTTGCTGCTTTATTGGTTGCAGGCTGTATTTGGCTGGCAACCACCTTGGGTTCAGAATTTATTCCGCAACTCAACGAAGGGGATATTGCGCTACACGCCATGCGCATACCGGGCACAGGGCTGGAACAGGCCGTCGCTATGCAGGAAATTCTTGAACAACGCATCAAGTCCTTCCCCGAGGTGGATAAGGTCTTCGCCCGTATTGGAACAGCTGAGGTCGCCACCGACCCTATGCCACCCAATGTCGCCGATAATTTCGTGATATTAAAACCGCGCAGCGAATGGCCTGACTCCAGTAAAACCAAGGATGAGCTAGTAGAAGAAATGGAAGCCTCTCTGGAACAGCTACCGGGCAATAACTACGAGTTTACCCAGCCGATACAAATGCGCTTTAACGAGTTAATCTCCGGCGTCCGTGCCGATCTCGGTATTAAAGTCTTTGGCGATGACCTCGATCAATTGGTGTTAACCGCCAACGAAATTCTGAAAGCGATTAATCAGGTGCCTGGAGCCGCTGATGCGCGAGTAGAACAGGTAACTGGTTTGCCAACCTTGTCGATCATCCCCAAGCGCACATCGCTTGGTCGATACGGATTAAACGTCGTTGAGTTACAAGACTGGGTATCTGCCGCCATTGGTGGTGAAGCGGCGGGCTTACTGTACGAAGGAGACCGGCGCTTCGAACTCATTGTTCGCTTACCCGAAACGTTGCGACGCGATATCGACCGACTGGCATTTTTACCTGTCCCCCTACCCAATGGTGACTATATTCCATTAGAAGAAGTGGCCACTTTGGATATCTCACCAGGGCCAGCACAAATCAGTCGAGAAAACGGGAAACGTCGCGTTGTAGTTACTGCGAATGTGCGAGGTCGCGATCTCGGCAGCTTCGTTACCGATGTGAAAGCGCGTATTGGCAATGATGTCGATATACCACCGGGGTACTGGCTGGACTACGGCGGTACCTTCGAACAGTTGGAGTCTGCAAGCCAGCGGTTGGCCATTGTTGTCCCCGTCACCCTGTTGATTATTGTCGGCTTGTTGGTGATGGCATTTGGATCACTAAAAGATGCATTGATTATTTTCACCGGCGTGCCTTTGGCGCTAACCGGCGGTGTGCTTGCCCTCTGGCTGCGGGATATGCCGCTATCGATATCGGCAGGCGTTGGGTTCATCGCACTATCGGGAGTCGCCGTTCTCAATGGATTAGTCATGCTGGCCTTTATTCGCGATCTCTGGCATGAAACAGGTGATCTTCTAGCGTCAGTGGTTGATGGTGCATTAATCCGATTACGCCCAGTATTAATGACGGCACTGGTTGCGAGCCTCGGCTTTATACCCATGGCCCTCAATACAGGGACTGGTGCTGAAGTACAACGGCCTCTGGCAACGGTTGTGATAGGGGGTATTATTTCATCGACATTGCTGACGTTGTTTGTATTACCCGTTTTATACCACTGGCTCCATCGGAACGAAATGAGTAACAATTAG
- a CDS encoding TIGR03752 family integrating conjugative element protein, with product MEQIPGYDPEAKPQDGDTQTDTIKALQAYAREAVKKADTLNASTKENMGKVLENQQKVSRLETANLQAQETLDETKATIGSLQQHLSQLRRELNDLKESKGSTNIGQLNQDGLPVGFGFDGQNVIPVNPDQGAWHNPIDYVESETTEGDKGRFTGLLPRSPNTSATDNEVRDSEKKNQIVVEPVYTIPKDATLTDGLALTALIGRIPVEGQTPDPYPVKIYIGKENLLANGHDMPEVEGMIFSGLGFGDWNLSCVSARLTSATFIFEDGSIVNHSSQGQPLGYISDPSGVPCVAGRFVTNAPSFITQRIGLAGLGAAGSAYAEAQQQRQTSSLTGSTTSTVVGDINKLVAGEAVQSATDEVSRWLLARQKQSFDAVVVNPGVEVSVHLDRSLPLDKSSIARRLRYAKNDSDINRDLD from the coding sequence GTGGAGCAGATACCTGGGTATGACCCTGAAGCCAAACCGCAAGATGGTGATACGCAGACTGATACTATCAAAGCATTGCAGGCCTACGCCCGAGAGGCGGTAAAAAAAGCGGATACGTTGAATGCATCAACCAAAGAAAACATGGGCAAGGTGCTAGAGAACCAGCAAAAAGTATCAAGGTTGGAGACGGCAAACCTGCAAGCGCAGGAAACATTGGATGAAACCAAGGCGACCATAGGCTCGCTTCAACAGCACCTCAGTCAGCTAAGGCGTGAGCTTAATGATTTGAAAGAAAGTAAAGGCTCAACCAACATTGGGCAATTAAATCAGGATGGGTTGCCCGTAGGCTTTGGTTTTGATGGTCAGAATGTGATTCCGGTCAATCCAGATCAGGGTGCCTGGCATAACCCTATTGATTATGTCGAATCGGAAACGACCGAAGGTGATAAGGGCAGATTTACCGGCTTGTTGCCTCGCTCGCCTAATACGTCTGCGACGGATAACGAGGTACGAGATTCTGAGAAGAAAAATCAGATTGTTGTCGAGCCGGTTTATACGATCCCCAAAGATGCAACGTTAACGGATGGACTAGCTCTAACGGCGTTGATTGGCCGTATTCCTGTGGAGGGACAGACGCCTGATCCCTATCCGGTAAAAATCTATATCGGCAAAGAAAATCTTTTAGCCAATGGCCACGATATGCCTGAGGTCGAAGGCATGATTTTCAGTGGTTTGGGGTTTGGTGACTGGAATCTCTCCTGTGTGAGTGCTCGCCTAACATCGGCCACCTTCATCTTTGAGGACGGTTCTATCGTTAACCACAGTAGTCAGGGGCAACCCTTGGGCTACATCTCTGACCCTAGCGGCGTGCCCTGTGTGGCGGGGCGCTTTGTCACCAACGCACCATCATTTATTACTCAGCGTATTGGGCTGGCAGGGTTAGGGGCGGCGGGATCTGCCTATGCCGAAGCACAGCAGCAGCGGCAAACATCATCATTAACCGGGTCAACAACCAGTACTGTCGTAGGTGACATTAATAAACTGGTTGCTGGTGAGGCAGTGCAGTCAGCAACAGATGAGGTCAGCCGGTGGCTATTAGCAAGACAAAAGCAAAGTTTTGATGCGGTGGTGGTAAATCCAGGGGTAGAAGTATCCGTTCATTTAGATCGCAGTTTGCCACTGGATAAAAGTTCGATTGCAAGGAGATTACGCTATGCGAAAAATGATTCTGATATTAATCGCGATTTGGATTAA
- a CDS encoding TIGR03749 family integrating conjugative element protein, producing the protein MKICFKWFCGVLLTVAAATVIADAPQRVLWDKRPISIHLQVGHERIIHFPDDVRYWLPDRVKHQVSALAANGVLYIRATEPFPTTRIRVQGLNDQQVYLLDITVSETAAVSDELIVMTKENTRNRSKETTAYKTIEDWRIRLTRYAAQQLYAPERLVDGDSAIKRIPVESKTSVPLIRGGLIETVPIASWQTNAEPMGLTVTAVRVRNLSRQSLQLQFDQSDTPQVLNLSRLVRGDWLTATLQHVRLGAMGDETDTTTLYLVSNRSFVESLSLPIDSRALQNRQTGKEENQDG; encoded by the coding sequence ATGAAAATCTGTTTTAAGTGGTTTTGTGGGGTTTTACTTACGGTAGCGGCTGCTACGGTCATAGCCGACGCCCCACAGCGTGTACTTTGGGATAAGCGCCCCATTAGCATTCACCTACAAGTGGGTCATGAACGTATTATTCATTTCCCTGATGATGTGCGTTATTGGCTGCCTGATAGGGTTAAACACCAAGTGTCAGCCCTGGCGGCAAACGGTGTGTTGTATATCAGGGCAACTGAGCCGTTTCCGACAACCCGTATCCGTGTTCAGGGGCTGAATGATCAGCAAGTTTATTTGTTAGATATAACGGTCAGTGAAACTGCAGCAGTTAGTGATGAACTGATTGTGATGACAAAGGAAAACACTCGGAATCGCAGTAAGGAAACAACTGCGTACAAAACGATAGAGGATTGGCGTATTCGATTGACCCGTTATGCTGCACAACAACTCTATGCGCCGGAGCGGTTAGTCGATGGTGACAGCGCGATTAAACGAATTCCGGTTGAATCAAAAACGTCAGTGCCATTGATTCGCGGTGGCCTTATCGAAACTGTGCCAATAGCTTCATGGCAGACTAATGCTGAACCTATGGGATTAACAGTGACAGCGGTTAGAGTGCGTAATTTGTCGCGGCAGTCGCTGCAACTACAGTTCGATCAATCCGATACTCCCCAAGTACTGAACCTAAGCCGCCTCGTTCGTGGAGATTGGTTAACAGCGACATTGCAACATGTTCGCTTGGGGGCAATGGGTGATGAAACCGATACAACCACCTTGTATCTAGTCTCGAATCGGTCTTTCGTGGAAAGCCTTTCCCTGCCGATTGACAGCCGGGCTCTGCAAAATAGGCAAACGGGTAAAGAGGAAAACCAGGATGGCTGA